In Marinicauda algicola, one DNA window encodes the following:
- a CDS encoding YihY/virulence factor BrkB family protein, with amino-acid sequence MHKSLVQRVRALSSTAMEIGPVAVTVKAINRMMAREVMLFAGGASFFALLALIPAVLVGASIYGLIFSASDALNQLSALQVAEVLPPTAYEFLQRQLANLTAAPRLSLTVQSLVAVAILLFAAGRGAKALIAGLNQIARRGDIRNILHFNLLAMGAVLAGGMLLVGANLLVLTVPAILRPLAELLGFERPDFSPVFNEWTTAGGTMVLGLALLYRYLMQRAGETSWRASFTGAGVATGVWLLISKGFTLYVSTIVNPTLYGPLGAVVVFLLWIYWASYAVFFGGALAVEIDRRAGRNIGDSSEA; translated from the coding sequence ATGCACAAGTCCCTGGTCCAGAGAGTGCGCGCGCTGTCGTCGACCGCGATGGAGATCGGCCCGGTCGCCGTCACGGTGAAGGCGATCAACCGGATGATGGCGCGCGAGGTGATGCTGTTCGCCGGCGGCGCCAGCTTCTTCGCGCTGCTCGCCCTGATCCCGGCCGTCCTCGTCGGGGCCTCGATCTACGGCCTGATCTTCTCCGCCTCCGATGCGCTGAACCAGCTCTCCGCCCTGCAGGTGGCCGAGGTCCTTCCGCCTACGGCCTATGAATTCCTGCAGCGCCAGCTGGCCAATCTCACCGCCGCCCCGCGCCTTTCGCTGACGGTGCAGAGCCTCGTCGCCGTGGCGATCCTCCTGTTCGCCGCCGGGCGAGGGGCCAAGGCCCTGATCGCGGGGCTGAACCAGATCGCGCGCCGGGGCGATATCCGCAACATCCTGCACTTCAACCTTCTGGCCATGGGCGCGGTGCTCGCCGGGGGGATGCTCCTGGTCGGCGCGAACCTCCTGGTGCTGACCGTGCCGGCGATCCTGCGCCCGCTCGCCGAACTGCTCGGCTTCGAGCGGCCGGACTTCTCGCCCGTGTTCAACGAGTGGACGACGGCGGGCGGCACGATGGTGCTGGGTCTCGCCCTGCTCTACCGCTACCTCATGCAGCGCGCCGGGGAGACGAGCTGGAGGGCGAGCTTCACCGGGGCGGGGGTCGCGACGGGCGTGTGGCTGCTGATCTCCAAGGGGTTCACCCTTTATGTCTCCACCATCGTGAACCCCACGCTCTACGGCCCGCTCGGCGCGGTGGTCGTCTTCCTTCTGTGGATCTACTGGGCGAGCTACGCGGTCTTCTTCGGCGGCGCGCTCGCGGTGGAGATCGACCGCCGGGCCGGGCGCAATATCGGGGATTCCAGCGAAGCCTGA